From Camelina sativa cultivar DH55 chromosome 7, Cs, whole genome shotgun sequence, one genomic window encodes:
- the LOC104702533 gene encoding uncharacterized protein LOC104702533 has protein sequence MGCGGSKLDNQQIVILCRERKEHIKAASYHRSALAVAHLTYFQSLSDVGEAIQRFVDDEGLLLASSSSSSTSPDSPALTLPSDEGKPPKKHKKKIPPPSTTSISHSIIEEDGDEDEDESHLHLSSGSDSESETEAGSNDHLQIDDSTPEQERSTQTFHSGYDPTSYAPPVYPPGYPPSYTQGYMPGYQPGYPPGYPPGYPSFNPNANRGMYFMKKSAPQSGPFIFQPENHRVENAQWPSDSGFGNAGAQRKSPSAAPPPSPPKVSTWDFLNVFDTYDYSNGRSRASGYYPMGMASISSSPDSKEVREREGIPELEEVTGEEVIKQVYRRPKRTGLEKVKEHRDEDEYNVVREKNSINKRGYVGEETMRAVPVPDKATESSFDSETVSSFSGSDVESEFHYVNGGEGKSSNSSSNSHETAMGTKISVEEEYGRKKGVSFELEETTSTSSFDVESSKISSLSSLSYHATRDLRETVKEIKSEFEVASSCGKEVAVLLEVGKLPYQHKNNGFKVILSRIMYLVAPSTQSSHSQPIRLTSRTRKMAKAYNGQDVNGGSTGNLSSTLEKLYAWEKKRYKEVKDEEKFRAIYEEKCRRLKKMDSDGAESIKIEATRAAIRKLMTKIDICIRSVDSISSRIHILRDEELQPQLTQLIHGLIRMWRSMLKCHQKQFQAIMESKVRSLKANTTLQKDSGSNAILDLEVELREWSSSFNNWVNTQKLYVQSLSGWLSRCLHYEPEATEDGIAPFSPSQIGAPPIFIICKDWQEAMGRISEDNVANAMQSFASSLRELWEKQEEEQRVKAQFEQRDAEESERSLVSRSKSESGISALDDLKVDLDSMRKKLVEERGKRKETVKLVNNESSSSLKNGLVPIFGALRKFTAEVVRAHEIVRLQHPQTSS, from the exons ATGGGTTGCGGAGGGTCAAAATTAGATAATCAACAGATTGTGATTCTCTGCAGAGAGCGTAAGGAACATATTAAAGCGGCGTCGTATCATCGCTCTGCTCTCGCCGTCGCTCACCTTACTTACTTCCAGTCTCTCTCCGACGTCGGCGAAGCTATTCAACGTTTCGTCGACGATGAAGGCTTGTTActtgcttcttcgtcttcttcttctacttcgcCGGATTCTCCAGCTCTTACGTTACCGTCCGACGAAGGGAAGCCGCCgaagaaacacaagaagaagatcccTCCTCCTTCAACCACCTCCATTTCTCATTCCATCATCGAAGAAGAcggagacgaagacgaagatgagTCGCATTTGCATCTAAGCTCCGGATCCGACTCCGAATCCGAAACAGAAGCTGGATCTAATGATCATCTCCAAATTGATGATAGCACTCCTGAACAAGAACGGTCAACTCAAACATTTCATTCCGGTTATGATCCAACTAGCTATGCTCCACCGGTTTACCCACCCGGTTATCCACCAAGTTACACACAAGGTTATATGCCCGGTTATCAACCGGGTTATCCGCCGGGATACCCACCGGGTTACCCGAGTTTCAACCCAAACGCAAATCGAGGAATGTATTTTATGAAGAAATCCGCGCCGCAATCTGGACCGTTCATCTTCCAGCCGGAGAATCATCGAGTGGAGAACGCACAATGGCCGTCGGACTCTGGATTCGGAAACGCTGGAGCGCAACGGAAATCGCCGTCAGCGGCTCCTCCTCCGTCACCGCCAAAGGTTTCAACTTGGGATTTCTTGAACGTATTTGATACATATGACTACAGCAACGGTCGTTCTCGTGCTTCCGGATATTATCCGATGGGAATGGCGTCAATCTCAAGCAGTCCTGATTCTAAGGAagttagagaaagagaagggatCCCTGAGCTGGAAGAAGTAACAGGGGAAGAAGTGATCAAGCAAGTATATAGACGTCCCAAGAGAACAGGATTGGAGAAGGTGAAAGAACACAGAGACGAGGACGAGTACAACGTTGTTCGTGAGAAGAACAGTATTAACAAAAGAGGTTATGTTGGTGAGGAAACTATGAGGGCAGTGCCGGTGCCAGATAAAGCCACTGAAAGCTCATTCGATTCGGAGACGGTGTCTTCTTTCTCAGGGAGTGATGTAGAATCTGAGTTTCACTATGTTAATGGTGGTGAAGGAAAGAGCAGCAACAGTTCTTCTAATAGTCATGAGACGGCAATGGGGACGAAGATTTCGGTAGAGGAAGAGTATGGGAGGAAGAAAGGAGTGAGCTTTGAGTTGGAGGAAACGACGAGCACTTCCTCTTTTGATGTTGAATCTTCCAAGATAAGTAGCTTATCTAGTTTGTCGTACCATGCCACTAGGGATCTCAGAGAAACTGTGAAGGAGATCAAAAGTGAGTTCGAGGTTGCTTCTTCGTGTGGGAAGGAGGTTGCTGTGTTACTTGAGGTTGGCAAGTTGCCTTATCAGCATAAAAATAATGGCTTTAAAG TTATCTTATCCAGGATCATGTATCTGGTAGCACCATCCACACAGTCATCACATTCTCAGCCCATACGTTTAACATCTAGGACACGGAAAATGGCGAAAGCATACAATGGACAAGATGTTAATGGAGGCTCCACTGGGAACCTCTCATCAACCTTGGAGAAACTGTATGCGTGGGAAAAGAAACGGTACAAGGAAGTTAAG GACGAAGAGAAGTTTCGTGCCATTTATGAAGAGAAGTGCAGGAGACTTAAAAAAATGGATAGTGATGGAGCAGAGTCTATCAAGATCGAGGCTACTCGGGCAGCCATTAGGAAGCTTATGACCAAAATTGATATTTGTATAAGATCAGTTGATTCAATTTCCAGCAGAATCCACATACTTAGAGATGAAGAATTGCAGCCACAGTTGACACAGTTAATACACGG GTTGATAAGAATGTGGAGATCGATGCTTAAGTGCCACCAGAAACAGTTCCAGGCAATCATGGAGAGCAAGGTTCGATCTCTCAAAGCAAACACAACCTTACAAAAAGACTCTGGCTCGAACGCAATTCTTGATCTTGAGGTGGAGCTAAGAGAATGGTCTAGCAGCTTCAACAACTGGGTTAACACCCAGAAGTTATACGTCCAGTCCCTAAGCGGATGGCTCTCGAGATGCCTTCACTATGAACCCGAGGCAACAGAGGACGGAATCGCTCCTTTCTCTCCTAGCCAGATAGGTGCACCACCCATCTTTATCATATGCAAAGATTGGCAAGAAGCAATGGGTAGAATATCTGAAGATAATGTGGCTAATGCTATGCAAAGTTTCGCTTCAAGCCTACGCGAGTTATgggagaagcaagaagaagagcagAGGGTAAAAGCGCAGTTTGAGCAGCGAGATGCGGAGGAGTCAGAGAGAAGTTTGGTTTCGAGAAGTAAGTCAGAGAGCGGGATATCGGCTTTGGATGATCTGAAAGTGGATTTAGATTCAATGAGGAAGAAGCTAGTAGAGGAAAGAGGAAAGCGTAAAGAAACTGTTAAGCTTGTGAACAACGAGTCATCTAGTAGCTTGAAAAATGGTTTAGTTCCCATATTTGGGGCATTGAGAAAATTCACAGCAGAAGTTGTGAGAGCTCATGAAATTGTTCGGCTACAACATCCTCAGACTTCTTCTTGA